From one Priestia aryabhattai genomic stretch:
- the pabA gene encoding aminodeoxychorismate/anthranilate synthase component II, with translation MILMIDNYDSFTFNLVQYLGELGHELLVKRNDEITLSEIEVLNPDFLMISPGPCSPNEAGISLEAIEYFAGKIPIFGVCLGHQSIGQAFGGNVIRADKLMHGKTSEMHHDGRTIFKGLDNPFTATRYHSLIVEKSSLPDCFEISAWTAEDEIMAIRHKSLPIEGVQFHPESIMTSYGKEMLKNFIETYEKKRV, from the coding sequence ATGATATTAATGATTGATAATTATGATTCTTTTACGTTTAATTTAGTACAGTATTTAGGTGAGCTAGGGCATGAGCTTCTTGTAAAAAGAAATGATGAAATTACACTTTCTGAAATTGAAGTGCTAAATCCAGATTTCTTGATGATTTCCCCGGGACCGTGTAGTCCTAACGAAGCGGGAATCAGTTTAGAAGCCATCGAGTATTTTGCAGGTAAGATTCCAATATTCGGCGTATGCTTAGGGCATCAGTCGATTGGGCAAGCTTTTGGAGGGAATGTGATTCGTGCGGATAAATTAATGCATGGTAAAACATCTGAAATGCATCATGATGGCCGTACTATCTTTAAAGGTCTTGATAATCCGTTTACGGCAACTCGATATCATTCTTTGATTGTAGAAAAAAGTTCACTGCCGGATTGCTTTGAAATTTCAGCGTGGACAGCAGAAGATGAAATTATGGCGATTCGCCATAAATCATTACCTATTGAAGGAGTACAGTTCCACCCTGAATCTATCATGACTTCTTACGGTAAAGAAATGCTGAAGAATTTTATTGAAACTTACGAAAAAAAGCGAGTGTAA
- the folB gene encoding dihydroneopterin aldolase, with product MDKIYVNDMRFYGYHGVFPEENKLGQRFHVDLAVELDLKQAGTTDNLEYSVSYADLYQTCQEVVEKRTFKLVEMVAETIASELLANYELVQACTVKVYKPDPPIPGYYQSVAIEIKRSR from the coding sequence ATGGATAAAATTTATGTGAATGATATGCGTTTCTATGGATATCATGGTGTATTTCCAGAAGAAAATAAGTTAGGGCAACGTTTTCATGTAGATTTAGCTGTAGAACTGGATTTAAAACAAGCAGGTACTACGGACAATTTAGAATACTCAGTGAGCTATGCAGATTTATACCAAACATGCCAAGAAGTTGTAGAGAAGCGCACGTTCAAGTTAGTTGAAATGGTAGCCGAAACGATTGCATCTGAATTGCTTGCTAATTATGAACTTGTTCAGGCTTGTACAGTAAAGGTATATAAGCCTGATCCGCCAATTCCTGGTTATTATCAATCGGTAGCTATTGAAATTAAAAGGAGCCGTTGA
- the pabC gene encoding aminodeoxychorismate lyase yields the protein MYIYVNGEVKPASEATISPFDHGYMYGLGLFETLRVYEGHPFLVEDHLDRLRSSLCELNIVWDYSTQDVLRIINSLLMKNNERNAYVRLNVSAGNGGIGLQVEEYDKPSTIVYMKSMPHPSSPLVKEGLILETKRNTPEGTMRLKSHHYLNNVLAKREVGSDLNKEGIFLTKEGFLAEGIVSNLFFVKDGCVYTPSLETGILNGITRQFIFTLLQKKNIEVVEGLFTVEQLLESDEAFVTNSIQEIVPLRSVKDKQFSLGDHTLTAQLQKEYRSYTTSLMSRHELHV from the coding sequence ATGTATATATACGTAAATGGCGAAGTGAAGCCTGCATCTGAAGCCACTATTTCTCCGTTTGATCACGGATATATGTATGGCCTAGGGCTGTTTGAAACGTTACGAGTTTATGAAGGTCATCCATTTTTAGTGGAAGACCATCTGGATCGACTGCGTAGCAGCTTATGTGAATTAAATATTGTATGGGATTACTCTACACAGGACGTGTTGAGAATCATTAATAGTCTGTTAATGAAAAATAATGAGAGAAATGCGTATGTTCGATTAAATGTCTCAGCAGGAAATGGCGGAATTGGATTGCAAGTGGAAGAATACGACAAGCCATCTACAATCGTATATATGAAATCAATGCCTCATCCATCGAGCCCCCTTGTAAAAGAGGGGCTTATTCTTGAGACGAAACGAAATACGCCTGAAGGAACCATGAGGTTGAAATCTCATCATTATTTAAACAACGTATTGGCTAAACGAGAAGTTGGTTCGGACTTAAATAAAGAGGGTATCTTTTTAACAAAAGAAGGGTTCTTAGCTGAAGGCATTGTGTCCAATTTATTTTTTGTAAAAGATGGCTGTGTATATACACCGTCTCTTGAAACAGGTATCTTAAATGGAATTACGAGACAGTTTATTTTTACGCTTTTACAAAAGAAAAACATAGAGGTTGTAGAAGGTTTATTTACAGTGGAACAGCTCTTGGAGAGTGATGAAGCTTTCGTTACAAATTCCATTCAAGAAATCGTACCTCTTCGAAGCGTAAAAGATAAGCAGTTTTCACTAGGAGACCATACGTTGACAGCTCAGTTGCAAAAAGAGTATCGCTCTTACACGACGTCGCTAATGAGCCGGCATGAGTTACATGTATAA
- the folK gene encoding 2-amino-4-hydroxy-6-hydroxymethyldihydropteridine diphosphokinase → MTTEAYIALGSNIEDRMEHLKTGVTGLMKHSEIKVVAVSSVYETAPVGYTNQASFLNMVVKVQTTYSSEHLLDCLQAIEQTAGRKREIVWGPRTLDLDILLYSNEIIHTDRLSVPHPRMFERAFVMVPLNELAPSLILPVAEEKVETITTRLSDLKGVKLFRKQTTGILDIFENNINDLHK, encoded by the coding sequence ATGACAACAGAAGCATATATTGCATTAGGATCAAATATTGAAGATCGAATGGAACATTTGAAAACAGGAGTTACTGGCTTGATGAAACACTCTGAGATTAAGGTAGTAGCTGTTTCATCTGTTTATGAGACGGCCCCGGTCGGGTATACTAATCAAGCAAGCTTTTTAAACATGGTAGTAAAAGTACAAACAACGTATTCGTCAGAGCACCTTTTAGATTGTTTGCAAGCCATTGAACAAACGGCAGGTCGAAAAAGAGAGATTGTATGGGGGCCTAGAACCCTTGATTTAGATATCTTACTTTATAGTAACGAAATCATTCATACGGATAGGCTGAGCGTCCCTCATCCCCGAATGTTTGAACGAGCGTTTGTGATGGTTCCTCTAAACGAACTAGCTCCATCTCTTATTCTCCCTGTAGCAGAAGAAAAAGTTGAAACCATCACAACACGTTTATCGGATTTAAAAGGTGTAAAATTATTTCGAAAGCAAACAACTGGTATACTAGATATATTCGAAAATAATATTAATGATTTACATAAGTAA